From the Actinomadura luzonensis genome, the window GTCAAAGAGATGGTCACGGGCGGGCGAAGGTACCGGCGAGTCGCGGCGGAGCGGGGTCGCCGGCGGGAAGGCCGCATTCATGGCAGACCTTCCCTTCGGCGACCGGGCGGACTTCGAGGCCGCCGATCGCGGCTTCCTGGCCGCGCTCGACCCCGCAGTCATCAAGACAGCCGATGGCCGGGACGTGTGGGACGGCGATGCGTACGGTTTCCTGGCGCAGGAGTGCCCGGACACCGCGCATCCCAGCCTGTGGCGGCAGGGGCAGTTGTGCGTCAAGCAGGGTCTGTACGAGGTCACCGACGGCATTTATCAGATCCGCGGCCTGGACCTGTCGAACATGACCCTGATCGAGGGCGAGCGCGGCGTCGTCGTCGTCGACCCGCTGCTGTCGGTCGAATGCGCGGCGGCCGGGCTGAGGCTCTATCGCGAGCAGCGCGGGGACCGCCCGGTCTCCGCGGTGATCTACACCCATTCCCACGCCGACCACTTCGGCGGGGTGCGGGGTGTCACCGACGGCAGCGTGCCGATCCTGGCCCCGGCCCACTTCATGGAGCACGCGGTGTCGGAGAACGTCTACGCCGGTACCGCGATGAACCGCCGCGCCACCTACATGTACGGGCCGGCGCTGCCCCGCTCGCCGGAAGGGCAGATCGGGGCCGGGCTGGGCCTGACCACGTCGACCGGGACGATCTCCCTCATCCCGCCGTCCAAGGACGTCACGCGCACCGGGCAGGAGGAGACGCTCGACGGCGTGCGTTTCGTCTTCCAGCTCACCCCGGGCACCGAAGCACCGGCGGAGATGAACTTCCTCATCCCTGAGCGCCGGGCGCTGTGCATGGCCGAGAACGCCACGCACAATCTGCACAACATTCTGACCCTGCGCGGCGCGCTGGTCCGTGACACGCGGGTCTGGGCGCGTTATCTGACCGAGGCGATTGCCCTGTTCGCCGGCCAGGCCGAGGTCTGCTTCGCCTCGCACCACTGGCCCACCTGGGGCGCCGAGAACATCGTCACGTTCCTGTCGCAGCAGCGCGACCTGTACGCCTACCTGCACGACCAGACGCTGCGGATGCTGAACAAGGGCATGACCGGGACCGAGATCGCCGAGGCCATGCGCATGCCTCCGGCTCTGGAGCGGGCGTGGCACACCCACGGCTACTACGGTTCGGTCAGCCACAACGTCAAGGCCATCTACCAGCGCTATCTGGGCTGGTTCGACGGTAACCCGGCCCATTTGTGGGAGCACCCGCCGGTCGAGCAGGCGCGCCGCTACGTCGAGTGCATGGGCGGACGCGACGGCGTCCTCGCCTACGCCCGGCGCTACCTCGACGACGGCGACCTGCGGTTCGCCGCCACGCTGCTCAACCACGCCGTCTTCACCGACGAGAACGACAGCCAGGCGCGTTCGATGCTCGCCGAGGTCTACACCCGGCTCGGCCACGGCTGCGAGAACGGCACCTGGCGCAACTTCTACCTGGTCGCAGCACTGGAACTGACCAGCGGCATCGTCCCCGCCGACCTCGACACCACCTCGCCGGAGATGCTCGCCGCCCTGACCGTCGAGCAGGTCTTCGACTCCGTGGCCATCCGCGTCGACGGGCCCAAGGCGTGGAACGAGAGCCTGGCCATCGACTGGCACCTGACGGACCTGAACCAGCGCCACCGCACCACGTTGTCCAACGGCGCGCTCATCCACCAGCCCGACCCGCCGCAACAGCCGGCAGACCTGACGCTCACGCTCACCCAGCGGCAACTGCTCGGCCTGGTCACCGGCCGACAGGCCGACGGCATCGAGCACGAGGGCGACATGGAGGTCCTGCGCCGCCTCACCGCCGTCCTGGAGAACCCGGATCCCGCGTTCTCCATCGTGACGCCGTGAACCCCGGCCGGGCCGCCCGGGAATCGCGCCCCGGGTGGCCCCGCCCGCAGGCAAGCAGGCCGCGCAGACCTTCGGCGAGGAACGCCGTTGTGCCGGTTGAGCCAGCCGCGCATCCGCTGAAGCCGCTGTTCGCCGTCCGCGCTGACGGTGGTGGCGCGGGCGAAGACCGTGCTCGCCGGGCCGCAGGGTGGCGGTGGCGACGGCGGTGAGCGACGTGGCGACGAGCGCGAAAAGCGTAGTCACCGGTCCGAACAACGAGGCATCCAGCATCACCACGGTGACAGAGACGGCGGGGTGCACATCGACTGACCGCGCGCTGATCGGCGGCTCGGTCAGGCACTCGGACCTGCGGGGAAGAGGATCGCCCAGGCCGGCGCCGCGATCTTTCTCGGAAGGCTGTGACAGCCTCAGGAGGGTGCTCCCACCCGGCCGGCGTGGATCGTGCTGCCTTGCGTGGTCTCGACCACGATCGGCACCCCGTCCGGGATCCGGCCGTGAAGCGCGCTGAGCAGGCCGGAGATCGGCGGCGGCTCGCCCGGCGTCCGTACGCGGATGCGGATCTCGCGGGAGACGACGTCGGCGCCGGTGACCGACGAGCCCGGCACCGCGGAGATCCACTCGTCGGCGACCGTCTGGGCCTGCGCACTCCACGCGGTCAGCAGGTAGCTGATCACGGTGTTGGCCGACAGCGGCAGCAGCACCACGGCGGCCAGCAGCACCAGGGTGAGCCGGGTACGACGGCGGCTCCGGCCG encodes:
- a CDS encoding alkyl/aryl-sulfatase, whose protein sequence is MADLPFGDRADFEAADRGFLAALDPAVIKTADGRDVWDGDAYGFLAQECPDTAHPSLWRQGQLCVKQGLYEVTDGIYQIRGLDLSNMTLIEGERGVVVVDPLLSVECAAAGLRLYREQRGDRPVSAVIYTHSHADHFGGVRGVTDGSVPILAPAHFMEHAVSENVYAGTAMNRRATYMYGPALPRSPEGQIGAGLGLTTSTGTISLIPPSKDVTRTGQEETLDGVRFVFQLTPGTEAPAEMNFLIPERRALCMAENATHNLHNILTLRGALVRDTRVWARYLTEAIALFAGQAEVCFASHHWPTWGAENIVTFLSQQRDLYAYLHDQTLRMLNKGMTGTEIAEAMRMPPALERAWHTHGYYGSVSHNVKAIYQRYLGWFDGNPAHLWEHPPVEQARRYVECMGGRDGVLAYARRYLDDGDLRFAATLLNHAVFTDENDSQARSMLAEVYTRLGHGCENGTWRNFYLVAALELTSGIVPADLDTTSPEMLAALTVEQVFDSVAIRVDGPKAWNESLAIDWHLTDLNQRHRTTLSNGALIHQPDPPQQPADLTLTLTQRQLLGLVTGRQADGIEHEGDMEVLRRLTAVLENPDPAFSIVTP
- a CDS encoding DUF389 domain-containing protein, producing the protein MLANSQIAARTSPKLMDLVAALATGLAGAVAHARRDVAAVLPGVAIAISLVPPLAVAGVCLGHGAGWLTLGALVLFLSNLLALVLGGIVVFTATGYAAEPAASSGRSRRRTRLTLVLLAAVVLLPLSANTVISYLLTAWSAQAQTVADEWISAVPGSSVTGADVVSREIRIRVRTPGEPPPISGLLSALHGRIPDGVPIVVETTQGSTIHAGRVGAPS